The following nucleotide sequence is from Trifolium pratense cultivar HEN17-A07 linkage group LG2, ARS_RC_1.1, whole genome shotgun sequence.
TTCTAATTATGCAGGATGTATATACATTGATGAATTTAAGTATCAATGTATCATTGTAAAATCTACAATAGGAATCTATTCTTAGGTGTAAACTAAGTATGATTTGTGCAACTGTGAAAATTATAATCTCTCAAGTTAAGTGttgaagtacaaaagtaagtattGTTTTTATCGTCCCCACATGAACTGATGCGATATTGATGCCgatcaacaattaatataattttaagtaaAGTGGTTAACAGAGTTTGTTTATGAGAAAGTACGAAAATATGGTGATGGTGAAGAAATGACCGAAATCACGGAGAGATAAGTTTGCTGGGATTAGATTTCATTAACTCATTCATTTGTATTTCCCTAATCAGTTATATAGATTTTCGCCATCTACCAATATTATCATGTATCGCTCGTCGTACGTTTTTATGTCCAGATAACGCCGgaatatctatatattataccTATTAACCTCCGATGTCTTAGATGATCAATCAATACAATAACATTAAGATCTGATACTTTGAGTGAATATTAAACATAAATCTATCTCTAGAATTTAGAGTTCAATAGATATCATCCTAGTTCTTAGATTCAAAAggtatatgtctataacaattcaaatccaAGGATAAAACATTGAAATCAAAGATAATATCAACATTTATAGATAATCTAAAATCATACATAACACCATGATCAAGATAAATGCATACTAATAGAGTAAATTACATCTAATTCCAATAAAAGAGAGATTAACTAttcattttcatgattttttttaggcaaCAGGGGTGCGGATGGAGAACCAACTGCAACACCctagatagataaataaaaagaagGAAATACAAAAGGAGAAGGGGGACAAGGACCAAAACCTTCTCAAGCAAAAGAGCAAGAAAATAAAAGCATAagctacaaaacaaaaaaaaagaacaacaaacGCAACAAAAGAAAAACGAAGGGACACAGACTacaacaaatttcatgatagctttataaaagataagaagaaaagagagatgAACAAACATCAATGATGATTTCCCAACAAAAGTTGTAGATTCACCCTCAAATCTCCTTGGTTCTGGCTCTTAGGGTCTCTCTCTACTTTTGGACGTGTTTTTGAGTGGTTGAAAGTGAATGGGATCTGAAAAAATGAAGTCTGATGGCCTTATATAAGTGACAGAAAAGTGGATTCTCGCTTAGCGACAAAGATTTCTTCACCCTGGAGTACTTTTTAGCCGCCATAGCTCGCTGGCTCTCGGTACAGCTCGCTCAGCGACGGCCTCTCACTATCCCTCGCTATCTCTCACTCAGACCATTTTGCCACTGCCTTGACTCGCTGGCTCTCGCTCAGCCACAACAGTGATTTTTCTGCATTTTCTGACAGCTTACGTCGCTTTGTCTGTCGCTTTGTTGTCGCTTAGCCAACAACTCATACTCAAAATCTTTATCTCTTCATTCCAAATTCCATTAAATCCAAATTTTCCTACAAAAAGTGTTGAAATTAGATAGAAATAGCAAAAATAGctaattttcttattaaaactaatatttacaattagttgggttttttatatgaaattacttttaaaataagtaaataagtgcttaaaatatatatgtaaaattacCACTTTTTGACACTTATCATTAAGTAAGAATTTTCTGAACCAAATTAGAAATCTAGACCTGATTATGTTGAAAGAGATCTGAATCATCTCATTAAACTATTTTTCGATAAATTTCATTTGTTTAtttgaaacaagaaaaatattttaactaaCCTAAGTAACACTGTGCATAATTTCTAAGTCATTATTTTCCACTTTAAATTTATAGTAAtaggaaaaagaagaatatactCTATGTTTTGTAAGGttagtttgataaaattatgaTATTATTAATTGAATTCCTAATtccttataaatatatatatatatatatatatatatatatatatatatatatatatatatatatatatatatatattattattttttggaaatgtatgtatatataaaagatAGTTACACTTGAATGAAAGACAAACGGGCAACAAGTTGCGCCACTAACTTTTTTTGGATGGTAAAATCAATCCTTTTGAACACTACATCTTCAGACATTGGAGACACCACATTGCTATGCATGATTCTTTGAACTCTTGTAAAAATATTCATAGCCTTTGGTGTTAGGAAACCAAAAGTGTCAAATGCAAAAGGTATAAACACATGTTGGTTGTCAGAACACGCTCTATCATATTTGACCACTTTATTTGAAGCAACTTTGAGGGCCACCTATCCTATACTAAAATCCCAGTTGTCAATCCCACAAGTGGATAAACTCCAATCAAGTCCACACATGCATGCTTCCCTCTATTaattttagtttcttttatgtgaaatgatttaatttgttatgGTATTACTTATAATGAGATAGAAGGGATTAAAAAATAGTCCATAAATTTTTGCATAACCGACAAATATCAATATAATTAGATCAAACACTTCTATCTGAGTTCGAATTATATGTGTATGAATTTTAGTGGTTTTGTCATTTTCGtctgaaaaaagaagaaaaaaaagtaataaatagATATAGGTTAACTTTGAATTTAGATcttgaaaaataacaataatgtGACAAAAAACTAACTACAATAAAGTCCATACTAAATGCTTCCCTTACTGGAATTTTGTGTATACAGTAAAAGTCATTCAGATCTCTTTCACATATACTATTATTTTGTCTAGAGGAAAGATGTACATCTCCATCTAAGAGTGTAGACATAGAAATGAAGTCAAATCCAACAAATTGACATGAACATTTGATGGTGGAAGCTACCATAGACCTCTTTTTCTCAAAAGAGTACTTGTTTGCTTGCTTGCACAAATTACAATTGGATACACGTTTCTAGGAAAAGTCTCTATTAAAGCTTATTATGATAATGAGAGGAAAatcaatgttttattttatttttttaactagaatttgaatttgagaAATATTGTTCTCGTGAACTTATctcagttgatagggacatTACATTTTATAATTAGGAGTTGGGGTTCAAATCTCTGAcatttcacttattcattttttaaagatgaaatttcAGCCGCGGGACTATCtaatcggaaaaaaaaaaaagatgaatttaaaaaatattctataCATACATGTGACTCACACATACATCTTCAACGAAATACTGTAAATGAGAAGATGATCACAATTCTAGTATGAATAAATTGCCTATTAGGTTAAAATCAATCATTGTTCAaagataatattaaaataatttcaagaataaaattttatgaattaatataagagataaaatTAAACCTCATCTAACAGTCaagaaacttatgaattaagataagagataaaattaaaattatgagCCGTTAAATTAATTCAATAGTTAAAATTTGATAACACAATAACAGACTACAAGACTATAGAAGATCGACCTatgtcaagatttttttttcttccaattagTACTTTAATATATCTTACATAAACTTTTGATTGATTATAACTATAAGGACAAATGTCTACAAATATTATATCAAAACATTGGTGAATCAGAAGGAGAAGAATTAACTAAATTAAGAATACTATTCCAATAGTTATTGTTATCTTCATAGAATTCACTTCCACTTccaccatcaccaccaccattgtTAGATTCACCTCCACTTTCTGACAAACTCAAATCTTCAGAATTTGTTTTAAGCAAAAGATTAGTAAACCCTTCTTCAGCAATAACATCACCAACACCTTGATCCATTGACATAGTCAACTCATGATGAAGATTTGATGTAAAAGTCAATGAACTTTCATAACCCTTCCATTGTTCTTGATCATCACCACCTTCTTCTTTCACAATTGAACTTGAATTTGTCCCAACAAACTCAATCATAGACACAACAACATTGTTTTCatcattattaatattttcatcctcattgttgttttttttgttgttgatgttgctATTTGCACCTCCTATTTCTTCACTAGTAATAATTGGTGGCACATTTTCATTGTAAGATAAAGTTGAAGTAGGAGATTCAAGATTAATATTCCAAGCCTTCAAATGAGAATTTCCACCAAAGTCTAgcttatgattatgattatgattatgtgaACGAATTTTGGATTCTCTAACAAGTCTAGCTTCAGCTTCAAGACGAGCACTTTCCCATTGAGCCATGTGACTAAGATTTGAAGCTGTTTTTGAATTAGCATTTTCACTTGATGAAAGAAGAGCATCATTTTTAGGCTTGTGTGTAATAGGATCAATTCCCATTTTTGTTAATCTTTTCTTAAGATGTGTgttccaataattttttatctcaTTATCTGTTCTCTTTGACAAATGTGTTGCTATAGCTGACCACCTAATTttgcaacaaaaacaaaaaataaaaaaataaaacataatgtAAACATACCAAAAAATGTTAATGCTAATTTAATTAACAACCatacaataataatattcatcaaccatattaaaaaaagagttcttttttttttttttattgtactaATTATCCAATTTAAATTTATAGTAGAAAGGTtacatatttgtttttatgGTAGTGACATTATGTATCCCTTTTATTAATAGGTTAATAATATGGAAACTACAagacaaattatttattttttgaaagaaatgtAACATGATTTATGAAGCATCAGAAACCACAtgggtttttttattttttttgagtgGTTGATGATGTACTAATTATCATTTTGCAATTAAAGATTCACCTTGAATAAAATTGTATGTCAGGGAGTAataaatttaaggaaaatggCAGAGAGCataatttgaattatttgttGAAGATGGGTTGGGATAGTTTTTTACTTCTTCTAGTGAATGGGTTGGAATAGTTAGGGTGAAGAAATTGAGGGGACATTGCATTTAAGACATACCTCACAACAAGggaattggaagaaaaaaaaaaggaaattataGCACCAACATAAAATGAATGATTATAGTAAGTGCTGCCACATATTAATAGTGGCATCcttaaatattttgtaataaaaaataaatttaaaaattttagaAGAGGAAATTATATATATCTCAATGTTCACATtttcatgaaagaaaaaaaaaatcaaatcaatgtGCTTCGAAGAAAAtgataggaaaaataaaataaaactaattgaAGCAAGTGAagtaaaggaaaatgctaattaGAGACTCAAAAATAgaaactaattaataattaaaatgacaaCATAATAATAAGGTAATATACCAAACCTGTTCCCTAAGAGAGCATGGAGTTGAATAATAGTTTGTTCTTCTTGCAAACTAAATTTTCCTCTCTTAATATCAGGCCTAAGATAATTAGTCCATCTTAATCTGCAGCTCTTACCACATCTTTGAAGTCCTATTTACAATATcacaaaaaatttcattaatttaacaaaaattaacaacacTAAAAACATTTTGTTGtctaattaaaaaaacactaaaacaCTAAAAACATGTAATATATACATCATAATATAAGTACTattaatattcatattcataatataatttatcaaagtgaagaaaaaaatattcaacaaaaattgaaaatgcaaagacatcattataaattatttacCGGCTCTAGCCGGTAAAGCGCGCCAACTTCCATGACCATGTTCGTCAATATAAGCTAAGAGTTTTTGATCTTCTTCTGGAGTCCATGGACCTTTCTTTAAACCAACTTTGTCACAACATGGTGATCTTCCCATTATGAATTGAACACTAAAGACTATAGTATCTTTTGCTCTTATTTATATAGAGcaaaaagaagagaagagaaattTAAAGAAGCTAGTGCCTATGGTGAGAtagaaaaaaatgagagaagGACATAAGTATTTTAAATGAAGAGATGGGCAAAGAAGAAAGGTCAAAGACATAAATGGGACAATAAACTAATTTAACTGTGTGTATGGAATAATATCATTATTACAAAAGTACCCTTCACTTCCAAGTGAAATTATCTATGGCATATTCCAACTTTTTTGGCTTCATGGATAATATGGGAAATGGATTATTACATTTATTAATTTAGACAGCTCGATCTCAAAATAATAGTATCGATTATTTAGAAAttttgaatgacaaatatattatataaaaatataaaaaagaaaaaaggactAGATAAAGTTCAATAAATTAAGGAGGTATCAGAAGTACACTTCACCAGAATTCCAAGAATTTTTAAGGTAAGACAAGaaaacaaataagaaaaaaactacAAGGAAATAAGGAGGCACACAACCAATAAACTATGCACCACCACGAGAAGAAGAATATCCATAAGGAAGAGAGAGACAAAGATCAACTACATGTAGGACAAAACAACGAGATGACCTCCAATACTCTGAACCATCGAGACCCAACACAACATCCAAACAAACTACCAGTTCCAACATAAAGTTAGGTGGATACTCGACCACTCGTAAAAGGAACAGGGGGAGCCAGGGTTTTACCTAGAAACCACTTTCAGGATAAAAGTTTCATCTTATCGATCAGACACTCGATCGATAGAAAAGACTTCCCTTCCGATAGTTCACACAATTGTATGTCAAATTAACTATCACCCCAATCTTAGAGCcgggtatacggaccaaggtccgcgggccgacccgtttaacccgcagcccgcacggacttaagaccaaatttttttggcccgtttacatttttgcccgtgtgggttggaccgttaaaaccgcaggttatgcgggttaaatccgcgggttcgcgggttagcccgtggcccgccttcttttttatatataattaattacaaaatttatcagatataaataattttggtccatgtccaaattcaagtttcttaaccacaaaaaaaaagacttagtctaaaccctaattataaaaaacaacaacacactTCAATTTTAATCAcgtagacaacaacacaaaacatcaggattcaaacatgttcttctacttataatcttttgttctttttcactatcttttactttgtcttagctgtatatacatttgctagtatttaaaatatacatgtccaaatgggtagttatttttcttgggggtattttccgctattatgttttgaataatttggttatcttgatgtgatttagttaagttgaatctgttaatctttttatgcttttttgggtacatgtaaAAAGGttttctcactaaaatggacagtacaaaaatgacgataaaaatcaattgagtttgattttagttgcattacttacaaagagaagatagGTAAATtcaatgatatcacaaactttatttatttttatttgttagttacaatttatatgttataacataaaattattaattaatatatttttttaagctttcattatatcaatattttactaatttagtttattttttgaagaaaaaaagtgattttttattttttttggtaatagtccgcgggttaaccgtttaacccgcgggcttaTACGGACCGGACTCGgacttaatattataactcgtttatatttgccgacgggcttgttcgccccATTTAATATGTGGGTTTATGcggggcgggctagcccgcatacccagctctacCCAATCTATCTTTTCTACTCATGCCCGCGCCTAAGAAAGCCTAAAAAGATTCTAAAACACTACGAGGAGGAACAACTCCACCCGACCACCGAAGATTACCATACTAGTGAGATTTGGAAGCAACATTTGTTTCTCTACATGAAAGATTTGATGATATCTAATATGAGTAGTTTAATCTCTAATTTGATGAACTGTGTGGTATGATTCATCAATCAACAAAATAAAGATTCGATTTTTTCTTAATCAAATGAATTATACTAGTATAAGATCTTTTGTCTAAATGAAtgaacaaattttttatatttcttataATCAATTGAAATATAGTAATGCATTTCTTTTCTCATAACGTTGTCTCTCTTTTATGtaattattgttattaaaaaggataatttttttttttataaaccgaGTATCATCTACTTGTAAATGCAGAGATTAATCTTTCGAGCCTGGTAGAATCCAAATAGACATAACGTTGATTAAGCTAAAAGAGATTCGCATTTAATTGTTCTCGGGTGCAAAGGGTAAAATTTTAATGtatcctttttttttagtacataAATTTTAATCTATCCTATCTATAGCAATGAGCTACCAATTAGTTATAGCCATAATTTAAAGAGATGCGTCACCAAGTATTTATGGCGTAGTTAGGGCCGGTTTTTAATTATTCATCATATGGGGCCATCACTccaagtttttattttctttggtcTATCAAT
It contains:
- the LOC123905715 gene encoding transcription factor MYB16-like, whose amino-acid sequence is MGRSPCCDKVGLKKGPWTPEEDQKLLAYIDEHGHGSWRALPARAGLQRCGKSCRLRWTNYLRPDIKRGKFSLQEEQTIIQLHALLGNRWSAIATHLSKRTDNEIKNYWNTHLKKRLTKMGIDPITHKPKNDALLSSSENANSKTASNLSHMAQWESARLEAEARLVRESKIRSHNHNHNHKLDFGGNSHLKAWNINLESPTSTLSYNENVPPIITSEEIGGANSNINNKKNNNEDENINNDENNVVVSMIEFVGTNSSSIVKEEGGDDQEQWKGYESSLTFTSNLHHELTMSMDQGVGDVIAEEGFTNLLLKTNSEDLSLSESGGESNNGGGDGGSGSEFYEDNNNYWNSILNLVNSSPSDSPMF